One genomic segment of Amycolatopsis granulosa includes these proteins:
- a CDS encoding dTMP kinase, whose product MGRLVVIEGLDGAGKRTLTDGLTKALHDQGRTVATHAFPRYGRSVHADLVREGLHRRHGDLTDSVYGMGLLYALDRRGAAGDIRRDLAAHDVVLLDRYVASNAAYGAARLRQHADGAFVRWVREIEIDRFGLPLPDAQILLRVPPAVAAERADRRASADAGRAKDAFESDDDLQARCAAVYDELAAMSWLSGWHVVDGAAGVDHAELVARLVHPG is encoded by the coding sequence GTGGGACGGCTGGTGGTCATCGAGGGGCTGGACGGCGCGGGCAAGCGCACGCTGACCGACGGCCTCACCAAGGCACTGCACGACCAGGGCCGCACGGTCGCCACGCACGCGTTCCCGCGCTACGGCCGCAGCGTCCACGCCGACCTGGTACGCGAGGGCCTGCACCGCCGCCACGGCGACCTCACCGACTCCGTCTACGGCATGGGCCTGCTCTACGCCCTCGACCGCCGGGGCGCGGCCGGCGACATCCGCCGCGACCTGGCCGCCCACGACGTCGTCCTGCTGGACCGGTACGTCGCCTCCAACGCCGCCTACGGCGCGGCCCGCCTCCGGCAGCACGCCGACGGCGCGTTCGTGCGCTGGGTGCGGGAGATCGAGATCGACCGGTTCGGGCTGCCGCTGCCGGACGCCCAGATCCTGCTGCGCGTCCCGCCCGCCGTGGCCGCCGAGCGGGCCGACCGGCGCGCCTCCGCCGACGCCGGCCGTGCCAAGGACGCGTTCGAGTCCGACGACGATCTGCAGGCCCGCTGCGCCGCGGTCTACGACGAGCTGGCGGCGATGTCGTGGTTGTCCGGTTGGCACGTGGTGGACGGCGCGGCGGGTGTCGACCACGCCGAGCTCGTCGCCCGGCTGGTCCATCCGGGCTAA